A single window of Fischerella sp. PCC 9605 DNA harbors:
- a CDS encoding bifunctional riboflavin kinase/FAD synthetase codes for MPNLSQNGCSVWVTSSTQLALTPTAVALGKFDGVHRGHQRVIQPILEDIGTRGHGDAGKFSLSASPRPNLSASSKDRIYSTVVTFDPHPQEFFTGQPRTLLTPLDEKVQQLRSLGVEQLVLLPFDKDLCALSPEEFVEKILVEQLQAVQISVGQDFRFGSRRTGTAKDLQVLAAKYNIPVTIVSLETCADSQASQSSDATEETRISSSLIRDILANGDIQQANKLLGRPYTLIGTVIKGQQLGRTLGFPTANLQLPKDKFLPHQGVYAVRVFIVGETLDIAGNGYLGVMNIGNRPTVNGICLSVEVHIFDWFGDLYGKKLAVQLEKFLRPEQKFPNLEALKTQIQLDCTAARAFFGC; via the coding sequence GTGCCAAATCTGTCTCAAAATGGGTGTTCTGTGTGGGTAACATCTTCAACTCAATTGGCTCTAACGCCAACTGCTGTTGCGCTTGGCAAATTTGATGGTGTACATCGCGGTCATCAACGAGTTATTCAACCAATATTGGAAGACATAGGGACACGGGGACACGGGGACGCGGGGAAATTTTCACTCTCCGCGTCCCCGCGTCCCAATCTCTCCGCGTCATCCAAAGATCGCATTTACTCGACCGTTGTCACCTTCGATCCTCATCCGCAAGAGTTTTTTACCGGTCAACCCCGGACTTTGCTCACACCATTGGATGAAAAAGTCCAGCAGTTGCGATCGCTTGGAGTCGAACAATTGGTACTATTGCCTTTCGATAAAGACTTATGCGCTTTGAGTCCCGAAGAGTTCGTAGAAAAAATTCTCGTCGAACAACTGCAAGCAGTACAAATTAGCGTTGGGCAAGATTTTCGTTTTGGTTCTAGACGCACTGGTACTGCTAAAGATTTACAAGTACTCGCCGCCAAGTACAACATTCCCGTCACCATCGTCTCTTTAGAAACTTGTGCAGACTCCCAAGCAAGCCAAAGCAGCGACGCCACCGAGGAGACTCGCATTAGCAGTTCACTAATCCGCGACATTCTTGCTAACGGCGATATCCAACAGGCAAACAAACTGCTGGGACGTCCTTACACTCTGATCGGTACTGTGATTAAAGGTCAACAACTTGGCAGAACTCTTGGCTTTCCCACCGCCAACCTACAATTACCCAAAGACAAGTTTCTGCCTCACCAAGGTGTTTATGCTGTCCGCGTTTTCATTGTTGGTGAAACATTAGATATTGCAGGGAATGGCTATTTGGGCGTCATGAATATAGGCAACCGCCCTACGGTAAATGGTATTTGTCTGTCAGTAGAAGTCCATATTTTTGATTGGTTTGGTGACTTATATGGTAAAAAGCTAGCAGTGCAGCTAGAAAAATTTTTGCGACCCGAACAAAAATTTCCCAATCTGGAAGCCCTGAAAACCCAGATTCAACTAGACTGTACTGCCGCTAGAGCTTTTTTTGGGTGCTGA
- the secA gene encoding preprotein translocase subunit SecA → MLKTLLGDPNARKLKRYQPYITEVNLLEEDIKALSDEELKGKTAEFKQRLTNGETLDDILPEAFAVVREAARRVLGLRHFDVQILGGVILHTGQIAEMKTGEGKTLVATLPSYLNALTGKGVHVVTVNDYLARRDAEWMGQVHRFLGLSVGLIQASMTPQERKKNYECDITYVTNSEVGFDYLRDNMATDMKDVVQRPFNYCVIDEVDSILVDEARTPLIISGQVERPTEKYLEAARIAAALKKDEHYEVDEKARNVLLTDEGFAEAEQLLGVKDLFDPEDPWAHFVFNAIKAKELFLKDVNYIVRNGEVVIVDEFTGRVLPGRRWSDGLHQAIEAKEHVEIQPETQTLATITYQNLFLLYPKLGGMTGTAKTEEAEFEKIYKLEVTVIPTNRTRRREDLSDMVFKTEAGKWRAIAKECAEMHQLGRPVLVGTTSVEKSEYLSQLLKQMEIPHELLNARPENVEREAEIVAQAGRKGAVTIATNMAGRGTDIILGGNAEYMARLKLREYFMPRIVKPEDEDMFSIHRASGLPPAGSGAGQGFVPGKKVKTWKASPQVFPTQLSKEAEQMLKQAVESAVREYGDRSLPELEAEEKVAVAAEKAPTDDPVIQQLRNAYNRVKQEYEAFTSREHQEVVELGGLHVIGTERHESRRIDNQLRGRAGRQGDPGSTRFFLSLEDNLMRIFGGDRVAKLMEMFRVEEDMPIESGMLTRSLEGAQKKVETYYYDIRKQVFEYDEVMNNQRRAIYAERRRVLEGQDLKEQVIEYAERTMDDIVNYYINPDLPSEEWELDKLVEKVKEFVYLLADLQSNQLVDMSMAEIKAFLHEQVRIAYDIKEAQIDQIQPGLMRQAERFFILQRIDTLWREHLQQMDALRESVGLRGYGQKDPLIEYKTEGYELFLDMMTNIRRDVVYSLFMFQPQPQPVVQTSSEMV, encoded by the coding sequence ATGCTAAAAACTTTGTTGGGCGACCCCAACGCTCGTAAGCTTAAAAGATACCAACCTTACATTACAGAAGTTAACCTCTTAGAGGAAGATATTAAAGCCCTTTCTGATGAGGAACTCAAGGGCAAAACAGCGGAGTTTAAGCAGCGTCTGACTAACGGCGAAACTTTGGATGATATCTTACCAGAAGCGTTCGCTGTGGTCAGAGAAGCTGCACGGCGAGTCTTAGGGTTGCGGCATTTTGATGTCCAAATATTAGGCGGTGTCATATTACACACAGGGCAAATTGCCGAAATGAAAACCGGTGAGGGCAAAACCCTGGTTGCTACCCTACCTAGTTATTTGAATGCTCTGACAGGCAAAGGCGTACACGTAGTTACGGTTAACGATTACTTGGCTCGTCGTGACGCAGAATGGATGGGACAGGTGCATCGTTTCTTGGGGTTGAGTGTGGGGCTAATTCAGGCAAGCATGACTCCCCAAGAGCGAAAGAAAAACTACGAGTGTGACATTACTTATGTCACCAACAGCGAGGTAGGTTTTGACTATCTGCGCGACAACATGGCGACAGACATGAAAGACGTGGTGCAGCGCCCATTCAACTACTGTGTAATTGACGAGGTAGACTCAATTTTAGTTGATGAAGCGCGGACTCCGTTGATTATTTCCGGGCAAGTAGAACGACCAACAGAAAAATATCTAGAAGCAGCCCGGATTGCCGCAGCACTCAAAAAAGATGAGCATTATGAAGTAGATGAAAAAGCTCGTAACGTGCTGTTGACTGATGAAGGTTTTGCCGAAGCAGAACAGCTTTTGGGAGTAAAAGATTTATTCGATCCAGAAGATCCGTGGGCACACTTCGTTTTCAATGCCATTAAGGCTAAAGAACTGTTCCTCAAGGACGTAAACTACATTGTCCGCAACGGGGAAGTGGTGATTGTTGATGAATTTACTGGACGGGTGCTACCTGGACGCCGTTGGAGTGATGGACTGCACCAAGCAATTGAAGCAAAAGAACACGTAGAAATTCAACCAGAAACTCAGACTCTAGCGACAATTACCTATCAAAACCTGTTTTTGCTGTATCCAAAACTAGGTGGAATGACAGGAACGGCAAAAACAGAAGAAGCAGAATTTGAAAAAATTTACAAACTAGAAGTAACGGTAATTCCTACCAACCGTACCAGAAGACGTGAAGATTTGTCCGATATGGTCTTTAAGACCGAAGCGGGTAAATGGAGGGCGATCGCCAAAGAATGTGCCGAAATGCACCAACTAGGCCGACCTGTATTGGTAGGAACTACAAGCGTAGAAAAATCAGAATATCTCAGCCAGCTGTTGAAGCAAATGGAGATTCCCCACGAACTGCTCAATGCCCGACCGGAAAACGTAGAGCGTGAAGCAGAGATTGTGGCTCAAGCAGGGCGCAAAGGGGCTGTGACCATTGCCACCAACATGGCTGGTAGAGGTACGGATATTATCCTTGGTGGTAACGCCGAATACATGGCGCGTTTAAAGCTGCGGGAATACTTCATGCCCCGGATCGTGAAGCCGGAAGATGAAGATATGTTTAGCATCCACAGGGCATCTGGTTTACCTCCCGCAGGAAGTGGTGCTGGTCAAGGCTTTGTCCCAGGTAAAAAAGTTAAAACTTGGAAGGCTTCGCCACAGGTTTTCCCAACTCAGCTTTCTAAAGAAGCAGAACAAATGCTCAAACAAGCTGTAGAATCTGCGGTGCGAGAATATGGCGATCGCAGTCTGCCAGAATTAGAAGCAGAAGAAAAGGTAGCTGTAGCAGCAGAAAAAGCTCCTACCGACGATCCTGTGATTCAGCAATTGCGAAACGCCTACAACCGCGTCAAGCAAGAGTATGAAGCGTTCACCAGCCGCGAACACCAAGAAGTAGTAGAACTGGGAGGCTTGCACGTAATTGGTACAGAACGTCACGAATCGCGGCGGATTGACAACCAGTTGCGCGGACGGGCCGGACGGCAAGGCGACCCTGGTTCGACGAGATTTTTCCTCAGCTTAGAGGATAACCTGATGCGGATTTTTGGTGGCGATCGCGTTGCCAAATTAATGGAAATGTTCCGCGTCGAAGAAGACATGCCCATCGAATCTGGGATGCTTACCCGCAGTTTAGAAGGCGCGCAGAAAAAAGTCGAAACCTACTACTACGACATCCGCAAACAGGTGTTTGAGTACGACGAGGTGATGAATAACCAGCGCCGTGCCATCTACGCCGAACGCCGCCGAGTCTTGGAAGGGCAAGACTTGAAAGAACAGGTGATTGAGTACGCCGAAAGAACGATGGATGACATCGTTAACTACTACATCAACCCAGACTTACCCTCAGAAGAGTGGGAATTAGACAAGTTGGTGGAGAAAGTCAAAGAATTTGTTTATCTGCTAGCAGATTTGCAGTCAAACCAACTAGTAGATATGTCAATGGCTGAGATTAAAGCCTTCCTGCACGAACAAGTGCGGATCGCCTACGACATCAAAGAAGCCCAGATTGACCAAATTCAACCCGGATTGATGCGTCAAGCCGAACGCTTCTTTATCTTGCAGCGAATTGACACCCTGTGGCGGGAACACCTACAACAAATGGATGCCCTGCGCGAGTCCGTAGGATTACGGGGTTACGGTCAAAAAGATCCATTAATTGAGTACAAGACCGAGGGTTACGAACTCTTCTTGGATATGATGACCAACATTCGCCGAGATGTGGTCTACTCATTGTTCATGTTTCAACCCCAACCCCAGCCAGTAGTGCAAACATCATCAGAGATGGTGTAA
- a CDS encoding NADPH-dependent F420 reductase — protein MKIGIIGSGNMGRSLGILWAEQGHQVFFGSRDAEKGKAVAEFAELGTQGGSNDQAVAFADVILWTVRGMMPTQLLSHPEALNGKIIIDCNNQEIPEGFAYPAIVESLAEKLAKDVPNARVVKAFNTMAQEVFELAPEPLRDYGVSVFVAADDEQARKTVMQLAEEIGFLPIDTGTLRNARLVEGLGDFIRLIIIGQEQGAYATICVNILPAAQEQRLGGRQASSLK, from the coding sequence ATGAAGATTGGAATTATTGGTAGTGGAAACATGGGACGTTCTTTAGGTATTCTCTGGGCAGAACAGGGGCATCAAGTATTTTTTGGCTCCCGTGATGCCGAAAAAGGAAAAGCAGTTGCTGAGTTCGCAGAACTCGGAACACAAGGTGGTTCAAACGATCAAGCAGTGGCGTTTGCTGATGTGATTTTGTGGACAGTACGCGGGATGATGCCAACACAATTGCTATCTCATCCTGAAGCTCTCAACGGTAAGATAATCATTGATTGTAATAATCAGGAAATTCCGGAAGGATTTGCTTATCCAGCAATAGTAGAATCTTTAGCGGAAAAGCTTGCTAAAGATGTACCGAATGCGCGTGTGGTCAAGGCTTTTAACACAATGGCACAGGAAGTGTTTGAATTAGCACCTGAGCCGCTTAGGGATTATGGGGTTTCTGTGTTTGTTGCAGCAGATGATGAGCAAGCCAGAAAAACAGTAATGCAGCTTGCAGAAGAGATAGGATTTTTACCAATAGATACCGGAACTTTACGCAATGCGCGATTAGTGGAAGGCTTAGGAGATTTTATTCGCCTAATTATCATTGGTCAGGAGCAAGGTGCTTATGCAACCATCTGTGTGAACATCCTACCTGCGGCGCAAGAACAACGTTTAGGCGGACGGCAAGCTTCGAGTTTGAAGTGA
- a CDS encoding TetR/AcrR family transcriptional regulator, producing the protein MPKTRVKAAQDEAKPALREHILNIADELFYREGIRATGVDTIIAKSGVAKTTLYRYFPSKDDLVVAYLERRNQRFWELMEVEIAKHPHQPTQQLLAVFKWLDELLTKPDCLGCPFLITTAEFAQLDYPGHQVAIKHKEAVRDRLMQLSEQASASNPRELAANLLLLIDGAFAQRRLFGQVAEVSLEKAAATLINAYLSA; encoded by the coding sequence GTGCCAAAAACTCGTGTAAAAGCAGCGCAGGATGAAGCGAAACCTGCGCTAAGAGAACATATCCTCAACATTGCTGATGAACTATTCTATCGGGAAGGCATTCGGGCAACGGGGGTAGATACCATAATTGCCAAGTCAGGAGTGGCAAAAACAACCTTATATCGCTATTTCCCATCAAAAGATGATTTAGTGGTGGCGTATCTGGAACGACGTAACCAACGCTTTTGGGAACTGATGGAAGTAGAAATTGCCAAGCATCCCCATCAGCCTACTCAACAATTGCTGGCGGTGTTTAAATGGTTGGATGAACTATTGACAAAGCCAGATTGTTTGGGGTGTCCGTTCCTCATTACAACAGCAGAATTTGCACAATTGGACTATCCGGGACATCAAGTTGCAATCAAGCATAAAGAAGCGGTGCGCGATCGCCTGATGCAATTATCCGAACAAGCAAGTGCAAGCAATCCACGCGAACTCGCTGCAAATTTACTGTTGCTAATTGATGGCGCATTTGCCCAACGGCGCTTATTTGGTCAAGTTGCGGAGGTATCTTTAGAAAAAGCAGCAGCTACGCTAATTAATGCGTACTTGTCTGCATAA
- a CDS encoding class I SAM-dependent methyltransferase produces the protein MSANRFDFEALFDEDYLYFYEPLLTPERTERNVDLICRLLNLEAGMAVLDLACGHGRIANQLAKGGCNITGLDATALFLDKARQDAASSGVEVEYIQGDMRSLPWSDRFDCIINWFTAFGYFNDDENRLVLAEAYRALKADGKLLIDIQNLYRIIKDFHPTFITERDGNFMIDTNRYGISTGRTYNERIIIRDGQIHRINFFVRHFTFTELRDCLCQAGFRQVEGYGHDGEPFALDSRRMIVVATK, from the coding sequence ATGAGTGCAAATAGATTCGATTTTGAAGCGCTGTTCGACGAAGATTATCTTTACTTCTACGAACCACTGTTGACACCAGAACGGACGGAACGCAATGTTGATTTAATCTGTCGTCTGCTGAATTTAGAAGCAGGAATGGCTGTATTAGATTTAGCTTGTGGACACGGGCGAATTGCTAATCAACTGGCTAAAGGTGGCTGTAATATAACTGGGCTTGATGCTACAGCTTTATTTTTGGACAAAGCCCGTCAAGATGCAGCTAGTAGCGGTGTGGAAGTTGAGTACATCCAAGGTGATATGCGTTCTCTGCCGTGGAGCGATCGCTTTGACTGTATTATCAATTGGTTCACCGCTTTTGGCTACTTCAATGACGATGAAAATCGCTTGGTACTAGCTGAAGCCTATCGCGCCCTCAAAGCAGATGGCAAATTGTTAATTGATATTCAAAACTTGTACCGCATAATCAAAGACTTTCATCCTACCTTTATTACCGAACGCGATGGCAATTTCATGATTGATACTAACCGCTATGGTATCTCTACTGGTCGCACATACAACGAACGAATTATCATCCGTGATGGGCAGATACATCGCATCAATTTCTTTGTTCGTCATTTTACCTTTACAGAACTCCGCGACTGCTTATGCCAAGCTGGTTTCCGTCAGGTTGAGGGTTACGGACACGATGGTGAGCCATTTGCACTTGATAGCCGCAGAATGATTGTAGTAGCAACAAAGTGA
- the surE gene encoding 5'/3'-nucleotidase SurE yields MKLLISNDDGIYALGIRTLANTLAEAGHEVTVVCPDRERSATGHGLTLHQPIRAELVESVFHSAVKAWACDGTPSDCVKLALWALLESPPDLVLSGINQGANLGTEILYSGTVSAAMEGLIEGIPSVALSLTSFSYKDFQPAAKFAKILVEHLAKKPLPDLMLLNVNIPAVDWEKIAGVTITRQGVRRYVDVFDKRIDPRGKTYYWLTGEVLEDVEPPSGLKLPQNIPMDVHVIRENYISITPLQYNLTYATGLHQLYQWDFKFT; encoded by the coding sequence ATGAAATTACTTATCAGTAACGATGACGGTATTTATGCCCTTGGTATTCGCACACTTGCCAATACGTTGGCGGAAGCAGGGCATGAAGTTACCGTAGTTTGCCCAGATCGGGAACGTTCCGCCACTGGTCATGGACTCACACTACACCAACCAATTCGTGCTGAACTTGTCGAATCAGTTTTTCATTCCGCCGTCAAAGCTTGGGCTTGTGATGGCACTCCCTCCGACTGCGTCAAATTGGCGCTGTGGGCTTTGCTTGAATCTCCTCCCGACTTAGTTCTTTCTGGTATCAATCAAGGTGCAAACCTGGGGACGGAGATTCTTTATTCAGGTACTGTTTCTGCGGCAATGGAAGGCTTAATTGAAGGTATTCCTAGTGTGGCACTCAGTTTAACTAGTTTTTCTTACAAAGATTTTCAACCTGCGGCGAAATTTGCCAAAATCCTAGTAGAACATCTGGCGAAAAAACCTCTCCCTGATTTGATGTTGCTTAACGTTAATATTCCTGCTGTTGATTGGGAAAAAATTGCAGGAGTCACCATCACCCGTCAAGGGGTGCGGCGCTACGTCGATGTTTTCGACAAGCGCATCGATCCGCGTGGTAAAACCTATTACTGGTTAACAGGGGAAGTTTTAGAGGATGTAGAACCACCATCAGGATTAAAATTGCCTCAAAATATACCTATGGATGTACATGTTATACGTGAAAACTACATCAGTATAACGCCATTGCAATATAATCTTACTTACGCAACAGGATTGCATCAATTATATCAGTGGGATTTTAAATTTACGTAA
- the dprA gene encoding DNA-processing protein DprA has protein sequence MAVERAYWLAWSRISGIGPVLLQRLQEHFGTLKAAWEASPAQLQAVEGFGFQTLEKVTRQRSRLYPEQLLTQHQEQNPNFWTPADAEYPRLLLETPSPPPLLYFRGEVELQENLGQKPLVAIVGTRQPSEYGIRWTRQISTALVKNGFTVVSGLAEGIDTESHAAAIKAGGRTLAVLGTGVDVIYPAKNQELYKRILAAGLVLSEYPTQTPPDRAHFPRRNRIIAGLSRAVLVMEAPLKSGALITANYANEFGRDVYVLPGRLDDYPSQGCLKLLSQGAAPILKELDELLKMLGAIPKLDSVQASPQSQQLILPNLSPEVQQVMNAISSEPLSFDVIVKQTGMAAGAVASALLQLELMGLVSQLPGMRYQRI, from the coding sequence TTGGCAGTTGAACGTGCGTATTGGCTAGCTTGGTCGCGTATATCTGGGATTGGCCCGGTATTGCTGCAACGATTGCAAGAGCATTTTGGCACACTCAAAGCAGCTTGGGAAGCTAGTCCGGCACAATTGCAAGCAGTCGAGGGTTTTGGTTTTCAGACATTAGAAAAGGTGACAAGACAGCGATCGCGTCTTTATCCCGAACAACTACTCACCCAGCACCAAGAACAAAACCCTAATTTCTGGACACCAGCAGATGCAGAATATCCCCGCTTGCTGCTAGAAACTCCTAGTCCACCGCCATTATTGTACTTTCGCGGAGAAGTCGAACTGCAAGAGAATCTCGGACAAAAGCCACTCGTTGCCATTGTCGGTACGCGCCAACCCTCAGAGTATGGTATCCGTTGGACTCGTCAAATTAGCACGGCTTTGGTTAAAAATGGCTTTACAGTCGTTTCTGGTTTAGCAGAGGGAATTGACACAGAAAGTCACGCCGCCGCTATCAAAGCTGGAGGGCGTACACTAGCAGTTTTAGGTACAGGCGTAGATGTCATCTATCCAGCCAAAAATCAGGAATTGTACAAGCGAATTCTCGCTGCTGGATTGGTTTTGAGTGAGTACCCAACTCAAACTCCCCCCGATCGCGCCCATTTTCCCCGTCGCAACCGGATTATCGCTGGGTTGAGTCGTGCTGTATTGGTGATGGAAGCACCTCTAAAATCCGGTGCACTGATAACAGCTAACTATGCGAATGAATTTGGCAGAGATGTTTATGTACTCCCAGGAAGATTGGATGATTACCCATCTCAAGGGTGTTTAAAGTTACTCAGCCAAGGTGCTGCTCCTATTCTTAAAGAACTAGACGAACTGTTAAAAATGCTGGGAGCAATACCAAAATTAGATTCTGTTCAGGCGTCACCACAATCCCAACAGTTAATATTGCCTAATTTATCACCAGAAGTTCAGCAGGTAATGAATGCGATTTCTTCAGAGCCTTTGTCCTTTGATGTTATTGTCAAACAAACAGGCATGGCTGCGGGTGCGGTTGCTAGTGCTTTGTTGCAGTTGGAACTAATGGGTTTAGTCTCGCAACTGCCAGGAATGAGATATCAGCGTATTTGA
- a CDS encoding cytochrome c, producing MSNIIKRRNHRQLNRKPFGLLLVVFAWCLAMGWLLSFATNVQGATPTSEIGTVDVVPSQYQLGQELYLENCSSCHIALPPEIFPTQTWKNLLEDSQHYGSQLKPLVDPPRILIWRYLATFSRPQLQEEQTPYRLNNSRYFKALHPKVKLPRPLEINSCASCHPGVNEYNFRRLTPEWENSN from the coding sequence ATGTCAAATATTATTAAGCGTCGTAACCACCGCCAACTCAATAGAAAGCCTTTTGGTTTACTTTTAGTAGTCTTCGCTTGGTGTTTGGCTATGGGTTGGCTACTATCCTTTGCAACTAATGTCCAAGGTGCTACTCCTACTTCCGAGATCGGCACTGTTGATGTAGTACCTAGCCAATACCAACTAGGGCAAGAACTTTATCTTGAAAATTGTTCTAGCTGTCACATTGCCTTACCACCAGAGATTTTTCCGACTCAAACTTGGAAAAATCTCTTAGAAGACTCACAACATTACGGCAGCCAGCTCAAACCTTTAGTCGATCCACCACGCATTTTGATTTGGAGATATCTTGCTACTTTTTCCCGTCCCCAGCTACAAGAAGAACAAACGCCCTATCGCCTCAATAATTCTCGTTATTTCAAAGCTTTGCATCCCAAAGTCAAACTGCCACGTCCTCTAGAGATAAACAGCTGTGCCTCCTGCCATCCTGGTGTTAATGAGTATAATTTCCGCCGTCTCACGCCGGAGTGGGAAAACTCGAATTGA
- a CDS encoding AAA family ATPase: MRDKIDALTQNLAYTIVGKIEAIRLVLVALLAGGHALLEDVPGVGKTLLAKTLARSIDGKFQRLQCTPDLLPTDITGTNIWNPKSGEFHFLPGPVFANVLLTDEINRATPRTQSALLEVMEEHQVTVDGVSRAVPTPFFVIATQNPIEYQGTFPLPEAQMDRFMLSLSLGYPSEQEELQMLQRLHKGVNVLDLQPCISLAEVQQLQQICAQVKVDISLQQYILDLVRATRCDEEITLGVSPRGTVALHRATQALAFLLGRDYAIPDDVKFLAPYVLCHRLIPTGGRRSRTVMERLLRAVPIP; encoded by the coding sequence ATGAGAGACAAAATTGACGCTCTAACACAAAATTTGGCTTACACTATCGTTGGTAAAATCGAGGCGATACGCTTAGTACTAGTCGCCTTACTGGCTGGTGGTCATGCCCTGTTAGAAGATGTTCCTGGTGTAGGCAAAACGCTCCTGGCAAAAACACTTGCTCGTTCCATAGATGGCAAATTTCAAAGACTACAATGCACTCCTGATTTATTACCAACTGACATCACCGGTACCAACATCTGGAACCCCAAAAGCGGTGAATTTCACTTTCTTCCCGGCCCGGTATTTGCCAATGTGCTGCTAACCGACGAAATTAACCGCGCCACACCCCGCACCCAATCGGCTTTGCTGGAAGTCATGGAGGAGCATCAAGTCACAGTTGATGGCGTTTCTCGTGCTGTCCCCACACCATTTTTTGTCATTGCGACTCAAAACCCCATTGAATACCAAGGTACTTTTCCCCTGCCAGAAGCCCAGATGGATCGGTTTATGCTGTCGTTGAGTTTGGGCTATCCTTCTGAACAAGAAGAACTGCAAATGCTGCAACGCTTGCACAAAGGAGTGAATGTTCTTGATTTGCAGCCTTGTATTAGCTTGGCAGAAGTCCAACAATTGCAGCAAATCTGCGCTCAGGTAAAAGTGGATATTTCCCTGCAACAATACATTCTTGACTTAGTTAGGGCGACGCGATGCGATGAAGAAATTACTCTTGGCGTCAGTCCGCGTGGTACTGTGGCATTGCATCGCGCTACTCAGGCGCTGGCTTTTCTGTTAGGGCGTGATTACGCTATTCCCGATGATGTCAAGTTTCTTGCCCCTTATGTTCTTTGTCATCGCCTCATTCCCACAGGCGGACGCAGGTCAAGAACGGTGATGGAACGGTTGTTGCGGGCTGTGCCGATTCCTTAA
- a CDS encoding MBL fold metallo-hydrolase, whose amino-acid sequence MSRIENQFTVHFWGVRGSIPCPGSNTVRYGGNTPCVEMQVGGKRLIFDGGTGLHVLGQSLLPKMPIEAHIFFTHSHWDHMQGFPFFTPGFVKGNTFCIYGAIAPDGSTIEQRLNDQMLHPNFPVPLQIMQANLDFYNVIPGQSIHIDEITIETAPLNHPGEAVGYRVNWRGGTAVYITDTEHFPDRLDENVLWLARDANILIYDSTYTDEEYHSPTKPKIGWGHSTWQEAVKVAKAANVKTLVIFHHDPAHDDEFLDRVGEEARRKFPSAIMAREGMVLQVPVSVPLSESFPVSKFSA is encoded by the coding sequence ATGTCAAGGATAGAGAACCAATTTACCGTGCATTTTTGGGGCGTTCGCGGCAGCATCCCCTGTCCAGGATCTAACACCGTCCGTTATGGAGGTAATACCCCTTGCGTAGAGATGCAAGTGGGCGGCAAGCGCTTAATTTTTGATGGTGGCACGGGACTGCATGTTCTAGGGCAATCCTTGTTGCCTAAAATGCCCATAGAAGCTCATATATTCTTTACTCACTCTCATTGGGATCACATGCAGGGTTTTCCCTTTTTTACACCAGGGTTTGTCAAGGGAAACACTTTTTGTATCTATGGCGCGATCGCTCCCGATGGTTCAACTATAGAGCAGCGTCTTAACGATCAGATGCTGCATCCAAATTTTCCTGTACCGTTGCAGATTATGCAGGCTAATTTGGATTTTTACAACGTCATACCAGGGCAATCCATACATATCGATGAGATTACTATAGAAACTGCACCGCTGAACCATCCCGGTGAAGCAGTTGGATACCGAGTTAACTGGCGTGGTGGTACTGCTGTTTACATTACCGATACCGAACATTTTCCGGATAGGCTGGATGAAAATGTTCTGTGGCTAGCTCGTGATGCTAATATCCTCATCTACGACTCCACTTATACCGATGAGGAATATCATTCACCAACTAAACCAAAAATCGGCTGGGGACATTCTACATGGCAAGAAGCCGTGAAGGTAGCTAAAGCTGCGAATGTTAAGACACTGGTGATTTTCCACCATGACCCTGCCCACGACGATGAATTTTTAGATCGTGTAGGAGAAGAAGCCCGTCGGAAATTTCCTAGTGCAATTATGGCACGGGAAGGAATGGTTCTTCAGGTTCCTGTTTCAGTTCCCTTATCAGAATCTTTTCCTGTTAGTAAGTTTTCTGCGTAA